In Triticum urartu cultivar G1812 unplaced genomic scaffold, Tu2.1 TuUngrouped_contig_264, whole genome shotgun sequence, a genomic segment contains:
- the LOC125527030 gene encoding gamma-gliadin-like, with amino-acid sequence MKTLLIFVLLGMVMNIATAARQLNPSNKELQSPQQSFFHQQQPFPTQQSYPQQPYPQQPYPPQQPYSSQQPFPTIQQQFSQQPQQPFPQPQQPIPLQPQQPFPQQPQQPQQPFPQPQQPFPWQPQQPFPLQPQQPFPQPQLPFPQQPEQIIPQQSQQPFPLQPQQPFHQPQQPFPHQPQQQFPQPQQPTPLQPQQPFPQQPQQAFPQPHQQFPWQPQQPFPQPQQPIPQQPQQVFPLQLQQPFPQQLQQPFPQQPQQPFPQPEQPFPQQSQQLLPLQPFPQQPQQSQQSFPQPQPRQSQQPSILQPQQPLPQQPQQPQQSFIQPQQPLPQQAEQIISQQPQQPSPQQPHQPQQPYLQQQQPSGSSVTSFGGQ; translated from the coding sequence ATGAAGACCCTCCTCATCTTTGTCCTCCTTGGCATGGTGATGAACATCGCCACTGCCGCTAGGCAGCTAAACCCTAGCAACAAAGAGTTACAGTCACCCCAACAATCATTTTTCCATCAACAACAACCATTTCCAACACAACAATCATATCCGCAGCAGCCATATCCACAACAACCATATCCACCACAACAACCATATTCATCGCAACAACCATTTCCCACAATCCAACAACAATTCTCTCAGCAACCACAACAACCATTTCCCCAGCCCCAACAACCGATCCCCCTACAACCACAACAACCATTTCCCCAGCAACCCCAACAACCACAACAACCTTTTCCACAGCCCCAACAACCATTTCCCTGGCAACCACAACAACCATTCCCTCTACAACCACAACAACCATTTCCCCAGCCGCAACTACCATTCCCCCAACAACCAGAACAAATAATTCCCCAGCAATCCCAACAACCATTCCCCCTGCAACCGCAACAACCATTTCACCAGCCCCAACAACCATTCCCTCACCAACCCCAACAACAATTTCCCCAGCCCCAACAACCAACCCCCCTGCAACCACAACAACCATTCCCCCAACAACCACAACAAGCTTTTCCCCAGCCCCACCAACAGTTCCCCTGGCAACCACAACAACCATTTCCCCAACCCCAACAACCAATTCCCCAGCAACCACAACAAGTATTTCCTCTACAACTGCAACAACCATTCCCCCAACAACTGCAACAACCATTCCCGCAGCAACCGCAACAACCATTTCCCCAGCCTGAACAACCATTCCCCCAACAATCACAACAACTACTCCCCCTACAACCATTTCCCCAGCAACCCCAACAATCACAACAATCATTTCCCCAGCCCCAACCCCGGCAATCCCAACAACCATCCATCTTGCAACCGCAACAACCATTACCCCAGCAACCCCAACAACCACAACAATCATTTATCCAGCCCCAACAACCATTACCCCAGCAAGCAGAACAAATAATTTCCCAGCAACCCCAACAACCATCCCCCCAGCAACCACACCAACCTCAACAACCttatctacaacaacaacaaccatcTGGGAGTAGTGTAACAAGCTTTGGTGGCCAATGA